One Sediminibacillus dalangtanensis genomic region harbors:
- a CDS encoding rhodanese-like domain-containing protein, with protein MKEITAKKLQGLIDKNQTLNILDVREAAEVADGKIPGAVNIPLGLLELRMHELVKTAEYMVVCRSGGRSAQAVQFLESRGFQAINITGGMLAWEGEIE; from the coding sequence ATGAAAGAAATAACAGCTAAAAAACTGCAAGGTTTAATAGATAAGAATCAAACGTTAAACATCCTTGATGTCAGGGAGGCTGCTGAAGTGGCAGACGGAAAAATACCGGGTGCGGTGAACATTCCGCTTGGATTGTTGGAATTACGAATGCATGAATTGGTTAAAACGGCGGAATATATGGTGGTTTGTCGATCTGGCGGCAGAAGCGCTCAAGCTGTACAATTTTTAGAAAGTCGGGGATTCCAAGCAATCAACATTACTGGCGGCATGCTTGCTTGGGAAGGCGAAATAGAATAA
- a CDS encoding DsrE/DsrF/DrsH-like family protein yields the protein MSKTKKTTIVLFSGDYDKAMAAYIIANGAAAYDHEVTIFHTFWGLNALRKAESMEVKKGFMEKLFGKMMPRGVDKMGLSKMNFAGFGPKMIKKVMKKHNAMSLPNLMEMAQEQDVKLVACTMTMDLLGLQKEELLDDIEYAGVAAYLGDAEDGNVNLFI from the coding sequence ATGTCAAAAACGAAAAAAACAACAATCGTTCTATTCAGCGGCGATTATGATAAGGCAATGGCGGCATACATCATCGCAAATGGCGCTGCTGCATATGACCATGAAGTCACCATATTCCATACCTTTTGGGGTTTGAATGCACTTAGAAAAGCAGAAAGCATGGAAGTGAAAAAAGGATTCATGGAGAAATTGTTTGGGAAAATGATGCCACGTGGCGTAGACAAAATGGGTTTATCAAAGATGAATTTTGCTGGATTTGGTCCTAAAATGATCAAGAAAGTCATGAAAAAGCATAATGCAATGAGCCTGCCGAACTTAATGGAAATGGCCCAAGAACAAGATGTAAAGCTAGTGGCATGCACGATGACAATGGATTTATTGGGACTTCAAAAAGAAGAACTTTTAGATGATATAGAGTATGCCGGGGTTGCAGCGTACCTTGGTGACGCAGAAGATGGCAATGTAAACCTGTTTATCTGA